A genomic region of Homo sapiens chromosome 4, GRCh38.p14 Primary Assembly contains the following coding sequences:
- the DCK gene encoding deoxycytidine kinase isoform X1 produces the protein MSQKNGGNVLQMMYEKPERWSFTFQTYACLSRIRAQLASLNGKLKDAEKPVLFFERSVYSDRYIFASNLYESECMNETEWTIYQDWHDWMNNQFGQSLELDGIIYLQATPETCLHRIYLRGRNEEQGIPLEYLEKLHYKHESWLLHRTLKTNFDYLQEVPILTLDVNEDFKDKYESLVEKVKEFLSTL, from the exons ATGTCTCAGAAAAATGGTGGGAATGTTCTTCAGATGATGTATGAGAAACCTGAACGATGGTCTTTTACCTTCCAAACATATGCCTGTCTCAGTCGAATAAGAGCTCAGCTTGCCTCTCTGAATGGCAAGCTCAAAGATGCAGAGAAACCTGTATTATTTTTTGAACGATCTGTGTATAGTGACAG GTATATTTTTGCATCTAATTTGTATGAATCTGAATGCATGAATGAGACAGAGTGGACAATTTATCAAGACTGGCATGACTGGATGAATAACCAATTTGGCCAAAGCCTTGAATTGGATGGAATCATTTATCTTCAAGCCACTCCAGAG ACATGCTTACATAGAATATATTTACggggaagaaatgaagagcaagGCATTCCTCTTGAATATTTAGAGAAGCTTCATTATAAACATGAAAGCTGGCTCCTGCATAGGACACTGAA AACCAACTTCGATTATCTTCAAGAGGTGCCTATCTTAACACTGGATGTTAATGAAGACTTTAAAGACAAATATGAAAGTCTGGTTGAAAAG gTCAAAGAGTTTTTGAGTACTTTGTGA